From Sparus aurata chromosome 9, fSpaAur1.1, whole genome shotgun sequence, a single genomic window includes:
- the LOC115588655 gene encoding trace amine-associated receptor 13c-like has translation METLERPDLCFPQLLNASCKKPTQHRAGTIFQHILLSCISGLTTALNLLVIISISHFRQLHTTTNFLLLSLAVSDFLVGLLLMPVQILLISGCWFWGSFICGLFYYASFLLTSASVGTMVLISVDRYVAICDPLCYLTKVTQKRVRICVCLCWACSASYNGLILMDYLKQPERYNSCYGECIVVVDSLTGAVDVMLTFVGPIVVIVVLYTRVFVVAVSQARAMRSHIAVVKLQGSVSAPAKKSEMKAARNLGVVVVVFIICFCPYFYPSIAGQDMSPAVTFQMYGVWLLYCNSCLNPVVYAFFYPWFRKSIKLIVSFQILQPDSCNANIL, from the exons ATGGAGACACTGGAACGACCTGATCTCTGCTTTCCACAGTTACTTAACGCCTCCTGCAAGAAGCCAACACAGCATCGTGCTGGAACCATTTTCCAACACATCCTGCTGTCTTGCATCTCTGGACTCACTACAGCTCTAAACCTGCTGGTCATCATCTCTATATCCCACTTCAG GCAGCtccacaccaccaccaactttctccttctctccctggCTGTCTCAGACTTCCTTGTCGGCCTCCTGTTGATGCCAGTTCAGATCCTCCTTATAAGTGGCTGCTGGTTTTGGGGAAGCTTTATATGTGGACTGTTTTACTATGCCTCTTTTCTCCTTACATCCGCCTCAGTAGGAACCATGGTGCTCATATCTGTTGACCGTTATGTGGCCATTTGTGACCCTTTGTGTTACCTTACCAAAGTCACTCAGAAAAGAGTTCgaatctgtgtttgtctgtgttgggCCTGTTCAGCGTCGTATAACGGTCTGATATTGATGGACTACcttaaacaaccagaaagaTATAATTCCTGCTATGGAGAGTGCATAGTTGTTGTTGACTCTTTAACAGGAGCTGTAGATGTCATGTTGACATTTGTTGGCCCCATTGTTGTCATCGTTGTTCTGTATACGAGAGTTTTTGTGGTGGCTGTGTCTCAGGCTCGAGCCATGCGGTCTCATATTGCAGTTGTTAAACTGCAGGGTTCAGTAAGTGCACCTGCTAAGAAGTCTGAGATGAAAGCAGCCAGGAATCTTGGTGTTGTCGTGGTTGTGTTTATAATATGTTTCTGTCCATATTTTTATCCGTCTATTGCAGGCCAGGACATGTCACCGGCTGTGACATTTCAAATGTATGGGGTCTGGCTACTTTATTGTAACTCCTGTCTAAATCCAGTGGTCTATGCTTTTTTCTACCCCTGGTTTAGAAAATCTATCAAactcattgtttcatttcagataCTGCAGCCTGACTCCTGTAATGCCAACATACTGTAG